TCTCTTTCATGCTACTTTAAGTGCTTAAGTCCTGTGGGTTAAGTTTTGACCAAGATTCTACATTTAATTAAGCCTTTATCCTAAAGCTGTTGAAGATTAGAAACCTGCATGTTACATGTAATAGTGGCGTATGTTGTTTCTAGACTTGTAGATCCTTGATTTGATAAGCACATGGCTTAAAATTGATTGGATTCAGGAAATTGATTAACAGTTATGGTTATTTGTGTTGCAACACTTAGAACTGTTTGGATTGATTCAATGTTTTACATTGTTTTACAGGAAATTGATCAACCTGCACTTATTCCACATATTGCAGAGGCAAGCTCTTTAAAGTATCCTTATGAGGTCCTCTTCCGGAGCTTGCACAAGCTGCTTATGGACACAGCAACTTCTGAGTACCCTTTTCTCCTTGCTTTGCTCAATTGTCAACTAATTTTAAGTCCAGAGTTCTGTGCATGcttacattttaactttttccccTTTCTCAATGTGCAGGTACCTTTTTTGTGATGAGTTCTTTGGGGAGGAGtccattttttatgaaatttttgctGGTAAAGTGCAGATTTCTCACATGCATGACTAGGACTATTGTCAGACTTGCATAGACACTTGGACTGTGGGTTTATGTTGTTTGCAATCCGTCATGTGAGCAGCTGTTGTCACATTTATAGGCTGTTATGAGTGATATTGAAACCTTATGTCATGATATTCAACAAGTGGTGGAAATTTATCAAGCTTTTATGAACTAAAAACATCTATTGttgaaaacaagaaaaggaCACGGCACTAAACCCATTCTTATACCTTCAGGATTACAGAGGGGGGTTTCTAATGATTTCTTTGGTATTGATTTGTCTTCAGGTCCTTTTGCTGTCATTGATGAACACTTCAATTCTATCCTTCCAAATTGTTATGATGCTATTGGCCTAATGCTTATGATACGCATAGTACACCAGCACCAGGTGATTGGTTCTAGTTGTCTTATATTGATATTTCCCCTTCagctatttgttatttttggatCTAATAGTTGTGTTTAAAGCTTTCACGCTGAGCATACATTTATAGTAGACTTCTATACTAcatggttaaatttaatttatatcaaggGATTCATGAAGAATAAACTGGCTTTGATTTGCATATGTATGAATGTATACGTTTCTGGTGGTTATATGATGAGAACTTTATGTGTGTTGCTTGGTGGGTGAAAGAGAACCACGATTTGGATAtatgcaaaacaaaataaagccTTTAAATTACAACATTCTTTCTTCTGCTTACACTTGTGTTTATGCGTGTGATGTGCTGCACCAATTTCTGTAGTTTGAGCCTAGCTTTTCCCCAATACTGATGCCATAACGTGGGAAAGATTTTAATTGTTTACAGTTAAATGGTATAAGCAAGGATCTGTCTTAGTATGCCTATCATAACAGTTTCTTTTTGATTCATAATGCTGATTTACAGCAGATTTGTAAGGTTGCATCTCATTCATGATTCATCCATTTAGGTTTAAGCATACTTTGAATCAAACTTCTGGGTTCTCTGTCCCCTTCCCCTGTTCAGTCATCTTTGATTTAGATAACCTCTGGTGGTTTACAGTATGTTAAGTGCATTTTTATTAGGTTCATTGATTTCTGCATCTGAACTTGAACCCATTTCATAACCAGTCAGGTTTAATCTTTTTGCAACTTGTTCTTTGACCAGTTTAAGCTATACCTTGTAATTTTATTCTGTCTTTTGGTCGTAATTTCCAATTCTGACATTTTGGTTTTCCTTTCTAGCTTATTATGTCTCGGCGAAGGATTCCATGCTTGGATTCATATCTAGACAAGGTTTGTAATCTTCTGCGGTATTCATAGAAAATAGCTTCTATGTTATGTTAAGGCACatatttatttgagtttttggAGGCAATAAACATTGTGATATGAAAACCTAATTCAAAGTATTTATTTTACCATAATTGGAATAGAAATAAAGGAAAGGAGTTACCATGGAACTTGTATTTGTGGATAACATCATAACAGATGGAAGTGTTTGTTTCATAGTGCTCCATCGGCTTCTGTTTGCAAAAATTCTGTGCAGTTACCTTAAGCTTTTGTGGTGTCAAATTGATCCTAAAGCTAAGTGTCAACTGAATCTGAACAGGTTAACATTTCTCTCTGGCCTCGTTTTAAGATGGTATTTGACATGCACCTCAGCAGTCTGCGAAATGCAAATGTGAAGTTGTTATGGGAAGATGATAGTCATCCTCATTATGTCATGAGGCGTTATGCTGAATTTACAGCTTCTCTTATTCATATCAATGTTGAATATGGAGATGGGCAGGTTGGAATTCGTCTTAAACTGTTGTATTATGAGTCTTTTGATAAGCATAATAATCTGAAATATTTACCCTGAAATATGCAGCTTGAATTAAATATGGAACGGTTGAGAATGGCTGTTGACGAGCTCCTTATGAAGCTTGcaaaaatgttttcaaaaccaaaattacaAATCGTGTTCCTCATAAACAACTGTGACATGACAATTGCGGTTCTGAAGGTAAATATTGGTTCTCAATTCTTGTTTCTTCTTATACTTCATCTATAATGTTATAGAGAGGTTGAGTCCCTCACAGCTTCTTTTGCTTTGAATGCCTAACTATTGATAGAAATATCTGTTTGTATTAGATGTTAAAGAGCTGCAATATCTTAactgttttgttttctttctgtTTTCACTTTTCTTATTGGAATCCAGGAAGCTGGTCCCGAAGGTGGGAAAATCCAACAGCACTTTGAGGAGATGCTAAAGAGTAACACAGGATTATTTGTAGTAAGTGATCAGTTCTGATATGTATTTAAACCGTGCGCATTTGCATCATAGTTACTTTTGGTTGATTGGATATGTGGTTAAGAGTGTGCTTGCATGATTACCCATATCCAAGTTTTCTAAGgttttccatgtatttgaagGGTCATATCTTCATATTCATGTCCCAAAATATGTAAGAGCATGGTACTTctagaaaaatgaagagttggaGCAACATAGGTTGAAACTTTAGTCTTTTAGTTAGTATAGCATGCTTTTTcatttatcaaactaaatatACCAGACCATTATCAATTATTACTTTTTGctattagaaaattttactttgtatGAACTGGCATTACATTCTTACTTGATGGTGGCCACTGGTCCAATCTCTTGCTCTATGGTTCAAACGAACTATTGTGGCAATCTGCAGGTTTTAATCGTGTTGAACCTGCGTGTATCTTGCCTATGGGAATTAGCATATTTGTTGGTAGAGATGGCAAAAGAAGCTGAAAGGCCCAAACTTGAGAAAACCCAAAGCTAAAATGATCCGGACTCAAATAATATGAACCCAAAACTACCCGAACATGAAAAATCCAGCTCAAATTGGACCTGAACTTGAAAAGCATGCTGAAAAACTAAACCTTTCGTTAAAAATGTAAAACCCTTGACACCCAACCAAAACAAGAAATGGCATGAACCAAGAATGAAATACACTAGAAATGACCCGAAATAAAAACCGTCCAAATCTGAACCTGGACCAAAAATAACCTAAATACAAAGTGTCTGGATCTGCTTGTTTGTCACCTCTACCTATTGGTAAAGGGCCTCATCAGCCATTTTGCATTTTCAGATTTAGACCACAAGAGGTTTTAGGACAGATTTTAGGATACATAGTGGGATGAAAGGAAGAGGGATGGTTCTGATGCAACATTCTACATTTTTGTTAGTCTCAACCTTTATTAGCAGCTTATTTTTAGCTTCATCCATCCACCTTGCAGGAGGAACTTCTGATGGAGCATTTTAGTGATTTGATAAAGTTTGTGAAAACTCGAGCCTGTAAGTATTAAAACTCTCTGTTACTCAAACTCAAGTTGGTGGTGAATAAGTTGAGACTGCATATTTTCCATGATAAATCCAACTCACTAGTGGAAGTTGTTTTTTACCAGCGGAGGATCCTAATGGTAGCAACGAAAGGCCTATAAGTGTGAGTGAAGTGGAGCCGATAGTGAAGGATTTTGGCAGCAGATGGAAGGGTGCAATAGAATTGATGCACAAAGATGTGATCACGTCTTTCAGTAACTTCTTGTGTGGGATGGAAATCTTAAGAGCTGCATTGACTCAACTGCTGCTTTACTATACTCGACTTTCGGATTGCATAAAGAGAATCAATGGCGGGGCTGCCCTGAACAAAGATCTTGTCTCCATCTCATCTATCATGTATGAAATCAGAAAATACTCCAGGACTTTCTAGATTTACTCTGCAGAAATTTTACCAAAACCTCTTTCCTGTATCAAGCAAGTTGAGTTGGATCAATATGTTTGTGATGGTACATTACAGATACTACTTAGAATTTGGCAGGTGAattttgttaactttttaaagagaaatatattttaaggaaaaatatattggtatttgatttgtttcaaGTAAATTGGGGTTTTTTTAGAGAGTAATAAAGTAGATAGTTTTGTTTGATTGAAAATGTGTGCATATACGTATTCTTCGAAGTAAAAAAGGGTATAAGATACCCGCAATTTTATGCTTTGTGAAAATAGCTTTGGGCATACAAGTATTCAATCGAGTTgggagttttttatttttaagttaatctaatctaatttaatttttattttaatatcatacatatttcatatattattattaattagtttcaaatcatatactttgtttttattatacattattttaaaatgtactAATAAATGAATTTcagtaatgaaaattttaatttatttaatgtttttttataattagattaCGTCACTCACTATATAGcttaatttatattcttaagtaagcaatttttttttgaaatagtattttgaaaaaaaattatactgaTATATgtagtttaaaacaaattttaaaactgtttacaaattttggtttaatgttttatgtaatatattGTTATGTGCAAttgtaatatatgaaatttaatttgatttaattttgataaattgatatatgaaatcaaagtttggtttaatgttttaaattttgataaattttggtttaatgttttatgtaacatatgaagatcaaatgttgcaattttttttgaaaatatgtacTATTAAATAAGACATCAAAGTTTCATGTTTCGATTGAACTAATAGTAAGTTTGATGCgtataattgtatttaattaaaatatgtacattaaatcaaaatttatatataaatttaatattaatctttatttaaatgaataatagttttaaaaggaaagttaatttctttcaaaagaaaaaaaagtgtttggatgaataattttgaaaatttgaagattttaaaatgCTCAAATCAAAATGCTagcaattataattattttttagataaataattgttctaagaaaaataaattattgatttttacaaattaataaataatctaaaaatatttaataggtatatattatacttttagaattttataaatacttttaataaaatacagttttttaaaattatattagaataaaataaaataaaaattggaaagTTTAGCATAGTGAAACaatgtatattaaataaaataaaataattaattttttttgaaaaatcaggtgtaatttgaaaaaggatttgaaattaatcatagattttgaaaatattcaaaaaaaaaaaacgaaacaaGTAAGTCCTATTTTAGAATCTTTGAAAACTTGGATACAAATAAAATCCCTCCTCCATATCTCACCTCCAAACACAgtctaacaaaatttcaaaatggttgaagtttgtgaaaaaaaatattatacaacAATTAAAAGACACCTGATTATTTATTGGAAGAATAAATTTCTCAATTCAACTGAGTTAATTACATTCCACCGAGTTGATCCGGGCAGTAATTCATAATTTTAGCCATGCAACACCTTTAgtattatacatatacatacatattccCTTTATTTGCTTTGCCTAGTAATTATTTTGCTTACTTTGGTCCTCAAGAATTGATGTGATTCGAGATCCCATCGCAATATAATACTTTATAAATCGATTTCCATCGTAGAGGCGAGGTGCTTCGACTTTGGCGTCAGTCAATGCCTTCTCACAATTTGTAATTTCAGGAGCAAGAATGGATACATCATAATTTGCCGTCATGGGATCGTCAACTAATTCCGTAGATACCATTTTAAACGATTGGATTGCATATTTGTAAGCTTCCACGCAAGAATTAAGTGCTTTTAAAGTTTGGGGTGAACCCGGTTTCTTAATCATTTCATTATACGCATCCAGCGTTGCCTTACCATTCGCTGCTCCTAGTTGCATGATCAGGGTTCCCAGTTTGGTCGGATCTTTCACCGCAACAGCTTCGGGGGTGGTAAGCACTTGCAGGCAGAAATTGCGATCAATTGTGTCGCCTTTGCAAACCCTTTTCACTAGTTTTGATGGAGTTACAGGAAGACGAACATTAACTTTTGGAAGAATTGCACTCGTcggtgaaaaagaaagaagaaagagaaataagaaaattgtaGAAAAGAAGCAGTAATGGTTTGGGGGAGCcattttgttgttgattgtcTCAGAAAAtgtatttctaattatttatagaGATAAAACAAACCTATTTTTGCAGTTGTCTTTTAATTGGAAGAACATCCATCATCATCATTTATAACAATCATGTTCAGTTACcactaaattaaccaatttctGTTCTAAAATGGATGTTCAGCAATTCTGAATCTATTATTTGGGCAGTTTTCTTAATATGTGGCCAGAATTTAgcagagaaaataaaagttgtacGACTTTGATGAAAATATGTGTATtcttctattttgaaatttgtatgtaatgttaataaattctaattttagttcaattcatTCATTTAAACCCTCTgcaaattttggtaaaattttgaatgatacttttcttttcccataaatttgttatatatgaattttaatttggtgtaattatgcacgtgaaactttaatttcgattaagaaataaatacattaatttatttatcattttactaaCAAAACAAGCGTTAAATTGAcagttaaatttatcattttactaaATTAGTTAAAGTATACGTTGACCCACTTAATTTGaagagtttagaaaataatgattaattagtaaatgaaaaaaagtaaataataaaaggagCTTTAGCATTTTTTTGTTTAACACGGAGTTTTAGCATTTTAGTCCACAGTTCCATATACACAAATTCAGTGATTTTCTTTTgtgaagtatatatatatatatatatatgtaacaatttgattttcaatGGTGCTAGAAATGGTGGTTTTGAATCTcattattcgatggttgagtcaaaatattatttaataatatttatgagtttattatagtgttatattgcattttaatttgataaatttgctAATTTGATGGACAGCTAAAGTACAAGTAGTTTGACCCTAAAGTcagtggttttgaaaaatgaggtatcgggatgCCATTTCTGTAAACcaagttcgtaaatattttcattaaatatttacaaaattgttatataggtgaattgaattttggtccgaaattttattgaattaatagttaattaaggtataagaactaaatcgtaaaaactgtaaaattttattggaattgatttttattagttaaaatgcttaattaaaaaatgtttgaGGAGCAAAGTGGGAATTAACCACTTTTTAAATAGTGGTGGACGGTTAAGTTTA
This sequence is a window from Gossypium raimondii isolate GPD5lz chromosome 5, ASM2569854v1, whole genome shotgun sequence. Protein-coding genes within it:
- the LOC105769950 gene encoding vacuolar protein sorting-associated protein 52 A, giving the protein MAEVAANNANHPCETPKNVFDFGAFVGDLIVEEDASSDDISLEGLQEELEECKNDDVVANILSKGIKLREYTKGVEHNLRKVELDSIQDYIKESDNLVSLHDQIRDCDSILSQMETLLSGFQVEIGSISSDIKILQEKSMDMGLKLKNRKVAESKLAKFVEDIIVPPRMVDIIVDGEVNDEYMRTLDILSKKLKFVDTDPMVKDSKALKDVQPELEKLRQKAVSKVFDFIVQKLQALRKPKTNIQILQQNVLLKYKYIISFLKEHSKEVHLEVRAAYIDTMNKVLSAHFRAYIQALEKLQLDIATSNDLIGVETRSTSLFSRGREPLKNRSAVFALGERLNVLKEIDQPALIPHIAEASSLKYPYEVLFRSLHKLLMDTATSEYLFCDEFFGEESIFYEIFAGPFAVIDEHFNSILPNCYDAIGLMLMIRIVHQHQLIMSRRRIPCLDSYLDKVNISLWPRFKMVFDMHLSSLRNANVKLLWEDDSHPHYVMRRYAEFTASLIHINVEYGDGQLELNMERLRMAVDELLMKLAKMFSKPKLQIVFLINNCDMTIAVLKEAGPEGGKIQQHFEEMLKSNTGLFVEELLMEHFSDLIKFVKTRASEDPNGSNERPISVSEVEPIVKDFGSRWKGAIELMHKDVITSFSNFLCGMEILRAALTQLLLYYTRLSDCIKRINGGAALNKDLVSISSIMYEIRKYSRTF